One window of Nocardia sp. NBC_00508 genomic DNA carries:
- a CDS encoding phosphatase PAP2 family protein, which yields MTSPRIPNAAGVLTAMLVMCTAALTVVALGDDGHGGIDRTLTEWAIAHRNGVLTPIAVTVSVLSGTIAMTVLATLTCMGLSWQRRWPAAALVAGAGLGAGLLVRGGKNLVGRARPPVEDHLISVANLSYPSGHSVGSFVVIGVVAVVALPSVRGPSLRILAATAAVVFVAAVGLSRIYLGVHWATDILGGWCIGALWLILCLTVYRYFEPVQEAVGASGEQERHESPPGSGAAVAGGDPHTRTSMRHDRPTIPASLFHETRTIRPPTSAEPRERSGRASWSPET from the coding sequence GTGACCTCCCCACGGATTCCGAATGCGGCCGGGGTGCTCACCGCGATGCTGGTGATGTGCACGGCCGCTCTCACGGTGGTCGCGCTCGGCGACGACGGCCACGGCGGGATCGACCGAACACTCACCGAGTGGGCCATCGCACACCGCAACGGAGTGCTGACGCCCATCGCGGTCACGGTCAGCGTGCTGAGCGGCACCATCGCCATGACGGTGCTGGCCACCCTGACGTGCATGGGTCTGTCCTGGCAGCGGCGGTGGCCTGCCGCGGCACTCGTCGCGGGGGCGGGCCTCGGCGCCGGACTGCTGGTCCGCGGCGGCAAGAACCTGGTCGGCCGGGCCCGCCCGCCCGTCGAGGACCACCTCATCTCCGTGGCCAACCTGTCCTATCCGTCCGGGCACAGCGTCGGCTCGTTCGTCGTGATCGGCGTCGTCGCGGTGGTCGCCCTGCCCAGCGTGCGCGGCCCTTCCCTCCGCATCCTGGCCGCGACCGCCGCCGTGGTGTTCGTCGCCGCGGTGGGCCTGTCCCGCATCTACCTGGGCGTCCATTGGGCCACCGACATCCTCGGTGGCTGGTGTATCGGCGCCCTCTGGCTCATCCTCTGCCTGACCGTCTACCGCTACTTCGAGCCGGTCCAGGAGGCTGTCGGGGCCAGCGGTGAACAGGAGCGTCACGAGTCGCCACCCGGATCAGGTGCGGCGGTGGCCGGTGGCGATCCGCACACTCGGACCAGCATGCGACACGACCGGCCGACCATCCCCGCGAGTCTCTTCCACGAGACGCGGACAATCCGTCCGCCGACTTCGGCGGAACCGCGTGAAAGATCAGGGCGAGCGTCATGGTCGCCGGAGACCTGA
- a CDS encoding FxsB family cyclophane-forming radical SAM/SPASM peptide maturase, with translation MYEHVDQSWRGRPMGLAPETAARIAFRIAEHAATHSLPEVAIVLHGGEPLLLGVDRTRDFLAALDTAISPVCRLNLHIHTNAVQLSEEYLDLFTEYNVRVGVSLDGDRTANDRHRLYRNGRSSYDQVLGSLDLLRKPQYRALYSGLLCTVDIDNDPIAVYRGLLEQEPPRMDLLLPHSNWEHQPPGLRIPRDPDNPTNGDGEYAKWLIAMFDAWNADGRPVPIRTFESIVAAMYGRPSTAEAIGLDPVDLLVIETDGTLEQVDSLKTAYDGAAATGLNVWDNTLDEAAALPGITVRRDGIDGVSATCRSCRLVQVCGGGFYPHRYRPGAGFDNPSVYCADLEEMIDHVAATEAAAGRGGAQTSARAADEGAHSLTEDGFAQLAAGFGDAGTVDWLAQAQSSLQRELLAAVGRFGPQNDGRFTAAWDVLVSLDSTAPAAVAQVLAHPYTRVWAVGLLEGVSRGEIAAEDVYHLEAIAASAALRAGKDLRLPVPVRDGVAPLPTFGALKAGADDRVWINTGSIDDLDFAQPMRHLTGAGLTVPLEDTDPYRIGHTYPAERLSAAEADRWQRAFAEGIDFIDAHLPVYAPGLRAGLRAVMPMEPEEKYDRSASMRLAFGSVGIGLRRACVSAALPLIHEFQHVKMGAVLDMFELFDRSDTALVHYAPWRPDPRPLEGLLQGTYAHIGVTDFWRVHRKQAEGAQREESEQQFVRWRMMTAEAIRQLQASGSLTALGERFVQGMGETMRPWLAEPVDTEAEAAAVRAAAEHRAAFDERMKEGHDGR, from the coding sequence ATGTATGAGCACGTCGACCAATCCTGGCGCGGCCGGCCGATGGGGCTTGCCCCGGAGACGGCCGCCCGGATTGCGTTTCGTATCGCCGAACACGCGGCAACGCACTCGCTGCCCGAAGTCGCGATCGTGCTGCACGGCGGTGAGCCGCTGCTGCTCGGCGTGGACCGCACCAGGGATTTCCTGGCCGCGTTGGACACGGCCATTTCTCCGGTTTGCCGCCTCAATCTGCACATTCACACCAACGCGGTGCAGCTGAGCGAGGAGTACCTCGACCTGTTCACCGAATACAATGTGCGAGTCGGTGTCTCGCTCGACGGCGATCGCACCGCCAACGACAGGCATCGGCTGTATCGCAACGGGCGAAGCAGCTACGACCAGGTGCTCGGGAGTCTGGACCTGCTGCGGAAGCCACAGTACCGCGCGCTCTATTCGGGCCTGTTGTGCACCGTGGATATCGACAACGACCCGATCGCCGTGTATCGAGGGCTGCTCGAGCAGGAGCCTCCGCGCATGGACCTCCTTCTGCCGCATTCGAATTGGGAACATCAGCCGCCCGGGTTGCGCATCCCGCGCGACCCGGACAACCCGACGAACGGCGACGGCGAGTATGCGAAATGGCTGATCGCGATGTTCGACGCCTGGAACGCCGACGGCCGACCGGTGCCGATCCGCACCTTCGAATCCATCGTGGCCGCGATGTACGGCCGGCCGAGCACCGCCGAAGCCATCGGGCTCGATCCGGTGGACCTGCTGGTGATCGAAACCGACGGCACCCTGGAGCAGGTCGACTCGCTCAAGACTGCCTACGACGGCGCGGCGGCCACCGGATTGAACGTGTGGGACAACACCCTCGACGAGGCAGCCGCGCTTCCCGGTATCACCGTCCGCCGGGATGGCATCGACGGTGTCAGCGCTACCTGTCGATCGTGCCGTCTGGTGCAGGTGTGCGGCGGGGGCTTCTATCCGCACCGCTACCGGCCGGGTGCCGGCTTCGACAATCCTTCCGTTTATTGCGCCGATCTCGAGGAGATGATCGATCACGTGGCAGCGACAGAAGCGGCGGCGGGACGCGGTGGTGCGCAGACCTCGGCACGAGCGGCCGACGAAGGCGCGCACAGCTTGACCGAAGATGGATTCGCCCAGTTGGCAGCCGGTTTCGGTGATGCTGGGACGGTAGATTGGCTGGCCCAGGCACAATCGTCGCTGCAGCGCGAGTTGCTGGCCGCGGTAGGTAGGTTCGGCCCACAGAATGACGGGCGCTTCACGGCGGCGTGGGATGTGCTGGTATCACTGGACTCCACCGCCCCGGCCGCAGTGGCCCAGGTCTTGGCACATCCCTATACGCGGGTGTGGGCCGTCGGACTGCTCGAAGGAGTGAGTCGCGGCGAGATCGCCGCCGAGGATGTCTACCACCTGGAGGCCATCGCCGCCAGTGCGGCGCTGCGTGCGGGCAAGGATCTGCGATTGCCGGTCCCGGTGCGGGACGGGGTAGCGCCGTTGCCGACATTCGGCGCTCTGAAGGCCGGGGCGGACGATCGGGTGTGGATCAATACCGGCTCGATCGACGATCTGGACTTCGCGCAGCCGATGCGTCACCTCACCGGTGCTGGGCTGACTGTCCCGCTGGAAGATACCGACCCCTACCGAATTGGCCACACCTACCCGGCCGAGCGGTTGAGCGCTGCCGAGGCGGACCGATGGCAGCGCGCCTTCGCCGAAGGGATCGACTTCATCGACGCGCACTTGCCGGTGTACGCACCAGGCTTGCGCGCCGGATTGCGTGCGGTGATGCCGATGGAGCCGGAGGAAAAATATGATCGCAGCGCCTCTATGCGGCTGGCGTTCGGCTCTGTCGGTATCGGGTTGCGCCGTGCGTGTGTGTCGGCCGCCCTGCCGTTGATCCACGAATTCCAGCACGTGAAGATGGGTGCGGTACTCGATATGTTCGAACTGTTCGACCGCTCCGACACCGCGCTCGTGCACTATGCACCGTGGCGCCCGGATCCCCGTCCGCTCGAAGGGCTGTTGCAGGGCACCTATGCCCACATCGGCGTGACCGACTTCTGGCGGGTGCATCGCAAGCAGGCGGAGGGTGCGCAGCGCGAGGAATCGGAGCAGCAATTCGTGCGGTGGCGCATGATGACCGCCGAGGCGATTCGCCAACTCCAGGCATCTGGGTCATTGACCGCATTGGGCGAGCGGTTCGTGCAGGGCATGGGCGAGACGATGCGGCCATGGCTGGCCGAACCGGTCGACACCGAGGCGGAAGCTGCCGCCGTGCGCGCCGCCGCGGAACACCGCGCCGCGTTCGACGAGCGCATGAAGGAGGGCCATGACGGCCGTTGA
- a CDS encoding HEXXH motif domain-containing protein — MTAVESAHSLSEDQFAQLASGFGDAGAVSWLVQAQSSLQRELLAAVGRFGPRSDPRFAAAWDVLVSLDASAPDAVADVLAHPYTRVWAMRLLQGAADSAFAPADVHHLEAVAASAAVRARKDMRLPVPVRDGVAPLPMLGALKAGAVEQVWIETDAVDELAMAQPLRRLTSAGPTVTLEDTDPYRVLPYLGSEIHPTGRLSDAEAQQWQAAFADAIDFIETHLPGYAPGLRAGLCTVLPLRAEGPTDRSASARLAFGAVGIAALRLDPITLAELLVHEFQHVKLGAMMDAFELYDRSDTEPRYHPPCFTHPRPIEGVLHSTYAHLAIADFWRARETLATGSAREAAARRLAEVRGHTAEGLRQLRESGSLTTLGESLVQAMSEAERAG, encoded by the coding sequence ATGACGGCCGTTGAATCGGCGCACAGCCTGTCGGAGGATCAATTCGCACAACTGGCATCGGGTTTCGGCGATGCCGGGGCAGTGAGCTGGCTGGTGCAGGCCCAGTCGTCATTGCAGCGCGAATTATTGGCTGCGGTAGGCAGATTCGGACCGCGCAGCGATCCTCGGTTCGCCGCCGCGTGGGATGTTCTCGTGTCACTGGACGCATCCGCACCGGATGCGGTGGCAGACGTGCTGGCACACCCGTACACGCGGGTGTGGGCGATGCGGTTGCTGCAAGGTGCCGCCGACAGTGCGTTCGCGCCTGCGGACGTCCATCACCTGGAAGCGGTCGCGGCGAGCGCGGCCGTACGAGCACGCAAGGATATGCGGTTACCGGTGCCCGTTCGTGACGGAGTAGCGCCGCTGCCGATGCTCGGGGCACTGAAAGCCGGTGCAGTGGAACAGGTATGGATCGAAACCGATGCGGTGGATGAACTCGCCATGGCACAACCGTTGCGTCGGCTGACCTCCGCTGGACCGACTGTCACTCTGGAAGATACCGACCCCTATCGCGTGCTCCCCTACCTCGGCAGCGAGATCCACCCCACTGGGCGGCTGAGCGATGCCGAGGCGCAGCAGTGGCAGGCAGCCTTCGCGGACGCCATCGACTTCATCGAAACCCATCTGCCCGGTTACGCTCCCGGCCTTCGCGCCGGTCTGTGCACCGTATTGCCGCTGCGAGCGGAGGGTCCGACAGACCGAAGCGCCTCGGCCAGACTGGCATTCGGCGCAGTCGGCATCGCGGCCTTGCGGCTGGACCCGATCACGCTCGCCGAACTGCTGGTGCACGAATTTCAGCATGTGAAGCTGGGCGCGATGATGGACGCATTCGAACTGTACGACCGCTCGGATACCGAGCCGCGCTATCACCCACCGTGTTTTACGCATCCGCGGCCCATCGAAGGCGTGCTGCACAGCACCTACGCCCACCTTGCCATCGCGGACTTCTGGCGAGCGCGGGAAACACTGGCGACCGGATCGGCACGCGAGGCTGCCGCGCGTCGGCTCGCCGAGGTGCGCGGTCACACCGCAGAAGGTTTGCGCCAACTGCGTGAGTCCGGCTCACTGACCACACTGGGGGAGTCTCTCGTGCAAGCGATGAGCGAAGCCGAACGGGCTGGTTGA
- a CDS encoding flavin reductase family protein: MHDLFEFPADGASLRRAFANFPSGVVAVCADIDGTPHGLAVSTFVPVSLDPPLVSFCVQNSSATWPKLAAASHLGLSLLGTDQQAAARTLGTRDGDRFRDIHLHRGSGDAVFIDGASAWIEGVQEANVPAGDHAVVILRIHRIATRTDVEPLVFQGSRYRRLHAETAHGAA; this comes from the coding sequence ATGCATGACCTGTTCGAATTCCCCGCCGACGGAGCCAGTCTGCGTCGCGCGTTCGCCAACTTCCCCAGCGGTGTGGTCGCGGTATGCGCCGACATCGACGGCACTCCCCACGGCCTCGCGGTCAGCACGTTCGTCCCCGTCTCACTCGACCCGCCGCTGGTCTCGTTCTGCGTGCAGAACTCCTCGGCGACCTGGCCCAAGCTCGCCGCCGCGAGCCACCTCGGCCTGAGCCTGCTCGGCACCGATCAGCAGGCCGCCGCCCGCACACTCGGCACCCGCGACGGCGACCGCTTCCGCGACATCCACCTGCACCGCGGCTCCGGCGACGCCGTCTTCATCGACGGCGCCTCCGCCTGGATCGAGGGCGTTCAGGAAGCCAACGTCCCGGCGGGCGACCACGCCGTCGTCATCCTCCGCATTCACCGCATCGCCACCCGCACCGACGTCGAGCCTTTGGTCTTCCAGGGCAGCCGCTACCGCCGCCTGCACGCGGAAACCGCTCACGGGGCGGCCTGA
- a CDS encoding MarR family winged helix-turn-helix transcriptional regulator: MESLTSALVPHIFAETPGHLIRLLYQRHNAIWNATVGDSITPTQFAILNVVYIDGPMTQHEISARVRTDTSTMAQSAASLERKNLIKRSVNPADKRERRIALTRTGRREYAQLLPKADEVQRILFAVLDPDEHPHALGVLQRLAGMTPVSPAEDALTDA; this comes from the coding sequence ATGGAGTCACTCACCTCGGCGCTGGTGCCGCATATCTTCGCGGAGACGCCCGGTCACCTGATCCGGCTGCTCTACCAGCGACATAATGCCATCTGGAACGCCACGGTCGGGGACTCGATCACACCCACGCAGTTCGCCATTCTGAACGTCGTCTACATCGACGGACCCATGACGCAACACGAGATATCCGCCCGAGTCCGGACCGACACCTCGACGATGGCGCAGTCCGCCGCGTCGCTCGAACGGAAGAACCTGATCAAGCGATCCGTCAACCCGGCCGACAAACGGGAGCGGAGGATCGCCCTGACCCGTACCGGACGCCGTGAGTACGCTCAGCTGCTACCGAAAGCCGATGAGGTACAACGTATCCTGTTCGCGGTCCTCGACCCGGACGAACACCCGCACGCCCTCGGCGTGCTTCAGCGGCTCGCCGGCATGACTCCCGTCTCGCCGGCAGAAGACGCGCTCACCGACGCCTGA